DNA sequence from the Hyalangium minutum genome:
GGATGTACTTCTTCTGGACCACCTCGAGCGCGCGGCCCTTGTCGGCCAGCGAGTCCTTGAACTTCTTCGGGTCCGCCGGGCGGCCCCACGTCAGCTTCAAGCGCAGGTACTCGCGCCAGTCCGGATCCACGCTGAGGAACTGGGCCTGGGCCACGGGGGCCACGGCCGTCTTCTCCAGCCCCTGCTGCGTCCGCTTGGGCAGCTTCTCGTAGTACTCGAGGATACGGGTGTAGAGGCGGGCGGTGTCCTTGGCCTTCTTCAGCCTGTTCTCGAAGATGTTGACGATGCGGCCCTCGGCGGTGAGCACCTTGCTGGGCGAGCGGAGGTTGTCGCGCTCGTAGTCCTCCAGCATCTTCATGGCCTTGCCGTAGTTACCGCTCTTCTCGTAGAGCGACACGATGGACAGGAAGATCTGCTCCGCGTCCTTCGTCTTGGGCCACAGCTCCAGGAAGTGCTCACGGTTCTTGAGGGCCTGCTTGTACTGGCCCAGGCCCTCCCGGTAGGTGGCCGCGTTGAAGAGGGCCACCTGCGCCTTGGACTCGTCCCACTTCTGCTTCTCTTCCTTCTTCTCCTCGCCCTCGTCCTTGCCCTTGCCCTTCTTGGCCTTGGACTTGGGAGCGCCCTTCTCCGCGAGGCTGCGCTCGTAGCCCTTCACGTACAGCTCGTAGGTGCTCGAGGCCTGCTCGAAGTCGCCCACGGCCTCCTGCGCCTCGGCGTTGGCGTAGATGGAGTCCGGCACGAAGCGCGAGCGCGGGTACTTGGAGATGAGGTTCTGGCGGACCTGGATGGCCTTATCCAGCTGCTTCGCCTTGTAGTAGTCGACGGACGCATTGTAGAGCGCCTGGTCGGCGATCGTCGTCTGCGGGAAGTCCTGGACGAAGTTCAGGTACGCCTCGGCGGCCTTGGAGAACTGCTTCTTCTCCTCCAGCTGGGCCACCAGCGCGAACGAGGACTGCTCGATGAGCTTGGACAGGTCCTCGCGGAACTTGCCCTTCGACAGCTGATCGTTGGCGTAGAACTTGCGGGCCCACTCGTTCACCTTCGCGAAGTCCTTCTGCAGGTTGTACGAGTCGAGCACCAGGTTGGCGGCCACCTCGCCGGCGCGCTCACCGTTCTCGAACTTGTAGTCCGCGTGGTTCAGCGCGATGTCGCTGAAGCGCGCCACCGCGTCGTCGAAGTGGTTGTAGCGGTAGTAGAGGTTGGCGGCCTTGAAGGAGATCTCCACCCGCTTGTCGCCCTTGGGCAGGTACTTCAGATAGCGCTCGCACGCATCCAGCAGACCCTTACGGGGCTCGGGGATGGTGAGCTTCTTCTTCATGTCCGAGGTGTCGGGCGGCTTGAGCGCGCCCTTCTCCTCGGCGGCCTTCACCACCTCGTCATAGGCGAGCACCGCGTTGTAGGCGGCGTTGGCCAGCCACTTGCCGGGCTTGCCGGGCTTGGGGTTGCCCTTCTCGTCCTTGGCGTCCAGCACCTTGGCGTCCTGGAGGACAACCAGGGTGTAGTTGACGGAGGCCTTCTCGTAGTTGTTCAGGTTGTCGTTGAGGAGCTCCGCCCAGAAGAACCGCATGTCGTACGCCTTGGGGTTCTCCGGGAACAGCGTGAGGTAGTCGCCGTAGATGGCGTCGGCGTACTTGAACGTCCCCTCGTCACGCGTCTTGCGCGCCTCGTTGTGCCAGGTGACGGCGAGGTTGGACAGGGTGCGCTCGGCCAGCTCGTTGGCCTCGTCCAGCAGCTTCTTGTCCTTGTCCTCCTTGACGATGCCGGAGGCCTCCACTTCCTTGGTGATCTTCACCAGGCGGCGCACCTGGGCGACGGTGCGCTCCTTGTTGCCCATGCGCAGCACGCAGTCGACGATCCTCGCCTGGAAGCCCGGAGACTCGGGCGACAGCGGCTTCTCCTTGATGAGCGCGTTGTAGGTGATGGCCGCCTCGCGGTCCTTGCCATCGCCGTAGTAGAGGTTCGCCAGCTGCTTCATCATCGCGAAGCGGTCTTCCGGCTTGGTGGCGACCTTGCTGAAGTCGTCCTTGGCCGCCATCACGTCGCCGTCGCGGGCGTAGGTGCGCACGTAGTCGGCGCGGGCCTCCTTCACGAGGCCGCTCTTGCCGCTCTTGCCACCGTCCTTCTCCGCGGCAGCGCCGGCCAGCTCGCCATAGAGGACCACCGTCTTGTACTTGTCCTTGGCGGCCTGGTAGTCGCCCATGTTGAAGTAGCACCAGCCCTGCTTGTAGAGGGCGTAGGCGTAGACCTGGCTGTCGGTGAACTCGGCGGCGCGCTTATAGGCCTCGAGGGCGCGCTCCAGCTCCGGGCGCTTGCCCTTCGAGTTGTTGAAGTAGTACTCGCCGAAGGCCAGCCACGCGTCCGGCAGGTACTTGGACTTCGGGTACTTCTGGACCAGGCGCTTGTAGGCCACCAGCGCCTTGCTGTCCTGGCCATCCTCCATGAGGAACTGGCCGAGGAAGAAGAGCACCTCGTCGGTGCGCTCGAAGTTCGGGTACTGCTGGACGATCTTCGTGTACTGCTCCAGGGCCAGCTTGCCGTACTGCTTGGACTTGGCCAGCAGCTCCGCCTTCTCCGCCTTGGCGCGCGACTGTGCTGCCGCGTCATTGCGGTTCATGGCCTTGATGAGGTCGTCGTCCTTCCGGTTCGCCTCGAACTCGTGGAACTTGGCCTCTTCCCAGTAGAGCTCGCCCAGGCGGAACAGCAGGCTCGGGGCCTCCGTCTGGTCCGGGGACAGCTCGATGATCTTCTTGAGCGAATCGATCTGCTCGCGGCGCTTGGAAGCCACCTGCGTCTCTACGCCCAGCCGGAACTGGTCGTAGTTCAGCGCGGGGGCATCCGCCTCTTTCTCCGCCTTCTTGCGGGAGATGTCGCCGGCGAGGGACTTGTCGATGGTGGTGGCAGACTTCTTGCCGAGGTCCGCCTCGCGCGGGTTTTTCTTAGTCTGCGCGGACGCGACCGACGCCAGAAGCGTCAGGCAGATGAGGAGCGAGCGACGCATGTCTCTCCTGTGCCGAAGCGTTCGATCCTGGATGCTTGCCTGGCTGGCAAGTAGCCGGGACTCTTTGGGAATTTCCATTTGAGGGGGGCCACTATGCGCAGGGTCGAGAGGGTCGGTCAACTGAACCTGCTCGGCCGCTTTGGGGGTACGCGCACGCCGGAAATCTTCCAGAAGTGCTGTCCGGAATGCGTTGGGTAGGCTGCCATGTCGGACGGGTAGGTTATGGGTGGGGTAGCGCTTGACTGCCTGGCTGCCCTACCCTGCGGATCGATCCGGATCATGAGTCTCCTGCCTGAAGGCGCCAGTTTCGAGGAACTGGTGCAGGACTATTTTCTCGCGGTGCGTGGTGCAGGGCTGATGCTCTCCGCGCTGGACACCGAGCTTCTGACATCTTGGGCCCGAGAGGGCGTTCCCTTCGAGGTGGTCGCCCGCGGCATCACCCGTTCGGCGGAGAAGGCGCTGTGGGATGTGAGGCCCGGGGAGCCGGTGCTGCGCAGCCTGCGGGCGTGCCAGCGGCAAGTGGACGCAGAGATCAAGAAGTACCGGGAGCGCAACGCGGGGGCTGGAGAGAGCCCGAAGAAGCGCCGCTCGCTCAGCTGGGAAGAGACGCGGCATGCACGGCTGCGGGCCTCGCTCGAGAAGCTGGCGGAGCAGCGTCCCGAGTTGACCGCCCGGGTAGGCCAGCTGCTGGAGGCAGTGCTCGCCCGCGCGCCTGAGGAGCCAGCGCAGTTCGACGCCCAGGAAGCGCGGGTCTTCCTGCTGTTGCTGCGCTCCCTGCCCTTCCCCGTGCGCTGCCAGCTGTGGCGCGAGTCGCGGGGAGGCGGAGCTGAGTCCCAGGGCATGTCCACGCGATCGCGGCGGGTGGCGCGGCGGTTCCGGTTGCTGGCGCTCGTGCGGCGCTCGCTCGAGATGAAAGAGGGTTAGGGCAATGGGGACACCTGAACGCCTGCTCAGCAGGTCGTCCGGCGAGGGGACTGCTATGGATCGCGCCGACATGGGGACCAAGGGCAGCGGCGGTGCGTGCGGGGTGTGCGGTGGGCGGACGTATCTCATCGAGCGGCAAGGCGATCTGGCGCATGCGCGGATCTGCGAGTGCTCGGTGCAATGCAAGGTGTGCGGGGGGCGCGGGCACGTGCTCGGCCAACAGGAGTCGACCTTCAGCAAGAAGGTGGGGCCCCGTACCTATGACGTGCTCATGCCGTGCTCCTGCACCCTGAGGCAGAAGCGCGTGGCCCGCTTCAACGCCGTGGGACTGCCCGGCGTGGTGGCCCACTCGAGCTTCGACAACTACATCCCCGCGAAGACGCAGCAAGACAAGGCCCGAAGCGCGGCGATGCACTTCGCCCACCACTACGAGAAGGCCGGGGGCAACAAGGGCTTCGTGCTGAGCGGGCCGGTGGGCACCGGGAAGACGCACCTGCTGGCCGCCACCCTGGCGCACCTGGTGCTCGAGGTGGGCGTGGGGGCCCGCTACGTGGAGATCTCCCTGCTCTACGCCACCATCCGGCGCGGTTTCCAGGAGGGCAAGAGTGGCGGGGAGATCATCGGCCCGCTGTCCGAGGTGGAAGTGCTGGCCATCGACGAGCTGGGCAAGGGGCGCGGCAGCCCATTCGAGATGGAGACGATGGATGAGCTGATCGCCCGGCGCTACAACGCTCACCGCACCACCCTGTTCGCGACGAACTACTCGCTGGAGCCGGAGCGCAAGGCGACGCGCGCGGTGGCCGGCTACCACTCCACGGACGACGCGAAGACCACGCTGCGAGAGGCGGAGCTGCTGCGCGAGCGCGTGGGCGAGCGCATCTATAGCCGGCTCTGTGAGATGTGCACCTTCGTGGAGCTGCCCAAGGACACGCCGGACCACCGGCGCACGCGGCACGAGCTGGAGCCGCGCGGGCACCACGCCCACGCGAAGATTCGCGCCACCGGCCGCTGACCCCTCCCCCGAGGCCCGAACATGACCGACGCCATCGTCGTCCTCGTCACCGCTCCCTCGGCCGACAAGGCCGCGGAGCTGGCCCGGGCCTTGGTGGAGGAGCAGCTGGCGGCCTGTGGCAATGTCCTCCCGGGCCTGCGCTCCATCTATCGCTGGGAGGGGAAGGTCCACGACGAGCCCGAGGCCCTGCTCATCCTCAAGACGCGGGCGCCCCTCTTCGAGGCCTTGAGGGAGCGGGTGGTGGCCCTCCACCCCTACCAGGTCCCCGAGGTGCTGCGGCTCGACGTGGCCGGAGGGCACCTGCCCTACCTCGAGTGGATTGAGGCCAGCGTCCGGCCGCTCCCCTGATACGTCCTCAGCTCCCCGGGTCCCACTTGACTCCAAGGGTCACCTTGGAGCCTGCTTCTGTTCGCTGTAAGCAGTTGTAGCTGGGGGCGGATTCTCTGCCCCCTTGTGCTCGCGATACGCTGACCTGGTCCCCCTTCGTCTCCTTCCTCATGGCTCCCATCCGAATTCTCGTGGCGGAAGGTTCCGCGGTCGCCCGGAGGGAGATCTCCCAGATGCTGGGCTCCGACTCGGAGCTGGAGGTGGTCGCCATCGCGCCCACCGGGCATATCGCGCTGGAGAAAGCCGAGCAGCTCCGCCCCGAGGTGATGGTGCTGGAGCTGACGCTGCCGGACATGAAGGGGATGGACGTGCTCAAGGCGGTGCGCCGGCAGTACCCCCGCCTGCCCGTGCTCATCTTCAGCGCGCTGGCGGAGAGCACCGGGAACATCACCATGGATGCGCTCGCCAATGGCGCGAGCGACTACATCACCAAGCCGACGACCTCCGGCGGTGTCCCCTTCCTGGAGCAGGCCCGGGAGCAGTTGATCACGAAGATCAAGGAGCTGCACTCGCGCATCCAGCCGGAGCCTCCGAAGGCGGCCCCGCTGCGCAAGCGGCACGAGCTGGCCAAGGCCCCCACCCGGCAGCCTCGCATTGGCGTGGTGGTGATTGGCGCCTCGACGGGCGGGCCCAACATGCTGGTCGAGGTGCTCTCTGCAATCCCCGGGGACTTCCCGGTGCCGGTGCTCATCGCCCAGCACATGCCCCCCGGCTTCACGAAGCTGTTCGCCGAGCGCCTGGACACACTGTCCCCGCTGCAGATCCGCGAGGCTCTGTCCGGAGAGCAGTTGCGCGCGGGACAGGTGTGGATTGCTCCGGGGGACTATCACATGGCGGTCACCCGCGACGGGCCGATGGTGCGGCTGCTGACGCACAAGGGCCCGCTGGAGAACTCCTGCCGGCCCGCGGTGGATGTGCTGTTCCGCACGGCCGCCGCGGCTTACGGAGCGGGCGTACTGGCCGTGGTGATGACGGGCATGGGCCAGGACGGGATGAAGGGCAGCCAGGTGGTGAGCCAGGCCGGTGGGCGGATCATCGTCCAGGACCCGGACACGTGCGTCGTGGGGAGCATGCCGCAGGCGGTGCTCCAGGCGGGGCTGGCTCACCAGGTGGTGTCCCTGAAGAACCTGGGCCCAGAGATCGTCCGCCGCGTCCTGCAGACGCTGTCTCCGCACCAAACCGCCGGCTGAAGTTCAGCCCGGGGCTTGGACGTCCTGCCGCGGAGCAGCCGAGAGAGCAGGCGCGCGCGTACTCATGCATACCTTCCCCCCAATCGTCCCCACTGACGGAGGACGAGTTGGTGGGGCGATGGAGACCATTCAGGTTCCAATCATCGGGTGGATTGCCTTCGGCGTGCTGGTGCTGGGACTGCTCGCTGTGGATCTGCTGGCCCACCGGAAGAAGCACGGCGAGTCCAAGCGCAGCGCCATGGCGTGGAGTGCTGGGTGGATCGCGCTCGGACTGAGCTTCAGCGTGTTTGTCTGGAAGATGTTCGGCGCGCAAGCCGCGCACGAGTACCTGGGCGCGTGGCTCATCGAGAAGAGCCTGAGCCTGGACAACCTCTTCGTCTTCCTCGTCATCTTCCGCAGCCTCAGTGTCCCCGAAGACGAGCAGCGGCGCGTGCTGTTCTGGGGCATCTTCGGGGCGCTGCTGTTCCGGGCCCTGTTCATCTTCGCGGGGGTGGAGGCGCTGGAGCACTGGCACGCCGTCGTCTACGTGTTCGGCGCGATTCTGCTCGTCACCGCCATCCGGGTCGCCTTCGAGGACCCGGCGCGCCAGCGCGAGAGCTCGGTGGTGCGGTGGCTCTCCCACCGGCTGCCGATCAGCGCGTCGGTGGATGGGCCGCACTTCTTCACCAAGCAGATGGGGAGGCGCATGGCAACGCCGCTGCTGGTGGCGCTGATCGCCATCGAGATCACGGACATCGCGTTCGCGGTCGACTCGGTGCCTGCGGCGCTGGCGGTGACCCAGAAACCCTTCCTTGTCTACACGTCGAACGTGTTCGCCATCCTCGGCTTGAGGGCGCTCTACATCGCGCTGGCACATGTCATCTCGGAGCTGCGCTACCTGCACTATGGGCTCGCTGCGGTGCTGGCGTTCGCGGGGCTGAAGATGATTGTTCCGGACCGCTGGGTGCACGTGCCACCGCTGGCCTCGGCGCTGGTCGTCCTCGTGTGCATCGGAACCGCAGTCGCCGCGAGCCTCTGGTCCCGGGCCCGGAAGCGCAGGCGTGAACAGAAGCCCAAGAGCCCAGGGCCGGGAGAAGCTGGGCACCGCGAAGTCCCAGTCTGAAGCCCGGCACGGAGCCGAGGGACGCGCTATGAAGAGGGGCATGAGGCACGTGTTCCAGAACGGCGAAGTGCTGGCGGCCAGCCTGCTCGTGGCATGCGCCGTGGGACCTCGGGAACTGCGCGACGAGGGCAGCGAGCGCATCGAGGAGGCCATGCGTCCGGAACCGCACCCGGACGTGCTCCCAGAGGGAATCTTCCTGGGAGACGATGCGCCTCCGCTCGCGCCCTCGGAGTCCGAGGTAGCAAGTGCCACGGGAGATGCGCCCTCAAATGCCGAGCCTCCGCAGCCTGGGTGGCTCTACGGCACCGTACCTGTGATTGTTCCGGGTCCGGTGTTCGGTCCGTCTCCCGGCGCCGTGCGCTACCACATCGAGCCCAAGCCCGGAGGCAGCATCCCAGGTTTGCTACCCTGAGCCTCCCTAACATTCTGGAGAGGTCTCCCCATGGTTTCTGAGGGGTCCTATAGCCCGCGTTTCTTCGTCCTTGAACAGGACATATTCGGGCCCCACGACACCAAGTTCGACACGACCGGGGCTGTCATTTTGGGAGACGCTCCGCGGTGCCCACGATGTGGTGCTCCCATCGGCATGCGGACGTGGCTGCCTCCCTATCGTGTCGAGCTTGAGTTGCACGGCCGCACTCCGAGAAGCCGACCTCACTCGGCGTCAAATTGTCCTGGCATACTCCAGAACGGGCCACCCTTGACCCACGGCCCCGCTTGAATGAAAGGACGTGGCCATGCGTCTCCGGACGTGCAGCGCCCCCCTGCTCCTGCTCCTTCTCTCGGCCTGCGCAACGATGGATCCGATCCCGGGAGAACCGGAGGACCCGAGCCCGAGACTCACCAACCTTCAGCGGGCGGCGCTCTACCCCTGGACGGACGACGGGCATTGCGTGGTGCGCGAAGCCGCGAACGAATGGCCCGTCCTGGCGGAGCGGTGCTTTCACGCTCTTGATCGCGACAGAGTCAGGTTTCGGGACGTCACAAAAAGATGCGCTGTCGCCTCTGCGGTTGCGGCTGCCGTGCCCATGAGCGTAGCGCTCTGCATCTTCGCGTCGCCGGCAGTGGTAACTGGAGCGGTGATTGTGATTGGCGCGGTGGTGGTGGCAGCCGCCATCCAAGAGGGGATTGATACCTATCAACGAAACGCATCCCGCGAGCGCGCGAAGACCAAGACTCAGACACAGCCCTCCAGTGAGCAGGAGCCCGTAGCGAACAGAGATCCCAAACCGAAGGGCTTGGGTCGAGACTGGCTCCCTCCCATTTCATCCGATCCCTCGGAGCGACCTGAGTGCAGGACGATCCCAGGACCTCCCCGTGGAGGAAACGAGCCGCATAACGAGTGTGCCAACAAGGTTCCAGGCAACGATTTCCCCGGCCTGAATGTACTTATCACCGGCAAGAGCACAAGTAAGAGCTTCGATGCGCTGGTACTCGCTACGCGCACGCTGTGGGAAGTTAAAACCTACAACCTTGGCCACCAATCACCCCGCTCTCGGAAATTCCTTGTCGAAGTCAAATTGCCGCAACTCAGAGAAGAAGCCAAGCTTGCCAAGGAATGTGGCTATAACTTCGTCGTTGGCGTCACGAGCGCTGAGCACAAGGCGCTACTCCAGAGCTTGGAACCGAGCCTCGCGGTCGTTGTCATGGATTGGTGCTGACGTGGTGCTTGTTCGCAACGAAATTGTTATCAGCGTCTATGCGCCGACGCTCGTGGGCGACGAGACACGCCCTCTTGCCATCGCTCAAGGAATGGAGCGTGCGCTTCCTGGTCTGCGGCTGGGGTGGACAACTTCTGAAAAGGAAGACCTCATCCCATTGCCTCACCGCGATCAGGGGATAGCGACAGACAAGGGAAACGGCGATTTTTTCTTCCTCTGCAACGATGACGAAGATCGCTTGGTGACCCTTAGCGGGTCGGTGAACCCTCTCGGCCTTGCAGCCGACGGTGTGTCGCACTTCGAGGTTCATGCGAGCCTGCCGCTCGACACGGCGAGTATTGCGGCGGCAGCGGATATGCTGGCAGCCATAGGGGAATTCGCGCTCGCGTTATGGGGGCATGCGACGCCGTTCAACGCGGGTGTGGAGATCGCAAAGCAGACGAGTCCCACGTTGGCTGGGCCCCCGTGCCCTCCCCGGGGACTGCCAGCGCTCAAACTCCCCGACAAGATCCGCTCACCTGAGATTCCGCATCGCCTGGGGTGGCTGAACTACTGGTCGGCCGCTTCCGCACGAACCATCGGGTTCCCGGACCCGGCCTGCGATGCCGATCTGCTCACGCGAGCGCGGCGCACGGCGTCAGGCGGGTGGGTCGTGCAGCTCACGGATGCGCCGCTCGATCTCGACAACCCCGCTCACCTGGACGCGCTGAAGCGGGCCTATGAGCGCTTCCCGGAGATCGGCGGACGCGCCGATCCACGCTGACTGAGGCTAACGCGCGTTTCCCGGCGCGTGTCCACGAGGCCCGAGCTTGGGCGGCAGACGGTCATCGTCCCGGGCGCCGAATACGCAGTTCAAGTTCCAAGGAACTCGCGGTGCAACCGGGCCGTGAGCGGCTTCAGGTACGCCTTGTCCACCAGCAGCGACAGCTGCAGCGGCGAGGTGTGGACCGCGTGAACCCGCGCCCCCAGTTCCTCCGCCGCCAGCAGGGCGCGGCTCAGATACCCCCAGTCCGCGTTGATGCCCGCCCCCACACACGTCACCGTGCCCACCTGCTCCTGCAGCGACACGTCGTCACCGAAGCGCGTGGCCAGATCCTTCTGCACCGCCTCCAGCCCGTGCACGTCCTGCAGCGGCACCGCGATATAGGCCCGTGGCTCGCGGCCCAGCAGCCCGTCGAAGCTCAGCGCCCGGCCTCGCACGCCCCGCGCGTCCAGGAACTCGAGCAACTCCGGCAGCCGCACCCGCTCCGAGGCCGCTGACAGCACCGCCATCTCCTGCTCCGCCGTCACGCCTTTCACCCGCGTGTCCGCTGGGCCCGCCAGTTCCTGCACCGCCGTGCCCGTCCCCTGCCCGTGCGCCGTGCGCGCCAGGATGACGATCCCCTTCGCCTTGGCGAACTCCACTGCCTGCGCGTTGAGCACCTTTGCCCCCGCGCTCGCCAGCTCCTGCATCTCATCGTACGTGAGCGACTCCAGCTTGCGCGCGTCCGGCACCACCCGTGGGTCCGCCGAGAAGATGCCATCCACGTCCGAGTAGATCTCACACGCCTCGGCCTCGAGCGCCGCCGCCAGCGCCACCGCCGTCGTGTCCGAGCCACCACGCCCCAGCGTCGTCACCTCCTTCTTATAGGAGACGCCCTGGTACCCTGCGACGATGACCACCTTGCCCCGATCCAGCTCCTCGAAGACCCGGTAAGGGCGTACCTCCACGATGCGCGCCTGCGAATGCGTGTCGTTGGTGATGATGCCACTCTGGCTGCCCGTGAAGCTGATGGCCGGCACTTCCAGCTCCTGAAGCGCCATGGACAGCAGCGCCATGGAGATGCGCTCGCCGCACGTCAGCAGCATGTCCAGTTCGCGCCGCGGAGGGTCGGGCGACACCTGCTTGGCCAGCGAGAGCAGGTCGTCCGTGGTGTCCCCCATGGCGGAGACGACGACCACTACCTGGTAGCCCGCCTCGCGCTTGGC
Encoded proteins:
- a CDS encoding DUF6310 domain-containing protein, whose protein sequence is MSVALCIFASPAVVTGAVIVIGAVVVAAAIQEGIDTYQRNASRERAKTKTQTQPSSEQEPVANRDPKPKGLGRDWLPPISSDPSERPECRTIPGPPRGGNEPHNECANKVPGNDFPGLNVLITGKSTSKSFDALVLATRTLWEVKTYNLGHQSPRSRKFLVEVKLPQLREEAKLAKECGYNFVVGVTSAEHKALLQSLEPSLAVVVMDWC
- a CDS encoding aspartate kinase — translated: MPIVVQKYGGSSVADVEKIRKVAQRVKAKREAGYQVVVVVSAMGDTTDDLLSLAKQVSPDPPRRELDMLLTCGERISMALLSMALQELEVPAISFTGSQSGIITNDTHSQARIVEVRPYRVFEELDRGKVVIVAGYQGVSYKKEVTTLGRGGSDTTAVALAAALEAEACEIYSDVDGIFSADPRVVPDARKLESLTYDEMQELASAGAKVLNAQAVEFAKAKGIVILARTAHGQGTGTAVQELAGPADTRVKGVTAEQEMAVLSAASERVRLPELLEFLDARGVRGRALSFDGLLGREPRAYIAVPLQDVHGLEAVQKDLATRFGDDVSLQEQVGTVTCVGAGINADWGYLSRALLAAEELGARVHAVHTSPLQLSLLVDKAYLKPLTARLHREFLGT
- a CDS encoding tetratricopeptide repeat protein yields the protein MRRSLLICLTLLASVASAQTKKNPREADLGKKSATTIDKSLAGDISRKKAEKEADAPALNYDQFRLGVETQVASKRREQIDSLKKIIELSPDQTEAPSLLFRLGELYWEEAKFHEFEANRKDDDLIKAMNRNDAAAQSRAKAEKAELLAKSKQYGKLALEQYTKIVQQYPNFERTDEVLFFLGQFLMEDGQDSKALVAYKRLVQKYPKSKYLPDAWLAFGEYYFNNSKGKRPELERALEAYKRAAEFTDSQVYAYALYKQGWCYFNMGDYQAAKDKYKTVVLYGELAGAAAEKDGGKSGKSGLVKEARADYVRTYARDGDVMAAKDDFSKVATKPEDRFAMMKQLANLYYGDGKDREAAITYNALIKEKPLSPESPGFQARIVDCVLRMGNKERTVAQVRRLVKITKEVEASGIVKEDKDKKLLDEANELAERTLSNLAVTWHNEARKTRDEGTFKYADAIYGDYLTLFPENPKAYDMRFFWAELLNDNLNNYEKASVNYTLVVLQDAKVLDAKDEKGNPKPGKPGKWLANAAYNAVLAYDEVVKAAEEKGALKPPDTSDMKKKLTIPEPRKGLLDACERYLKYLPKGDKRVEISFKAANLYYRYNHFDDAVARFSDIALNHADYKFENGERAGEVAANLVLDSYNLQKDFAKVNEWARKFYANDQLSKGKFREDLSKLIEQSSFALVAQLEEKKQFSKAAEAYLNFVQDFPQTTIADQALYNASVDYYKAKQLDKAIQVRQNLISKYPRSRFVPDSIYANAEAQEAVGDFEQASSTYELYVKGYERSLAEKGAPKSKAKKGKGKDEGEEKKEEKQKWDESKAQVALFNAATYREGLGQYKQALKNREHFLELWPKTKDAEQIFLSIVSLYEKSGNYGKAMKMLEDYERDNLRSPSKVLTAEGRIVNIFENRLKKAKDTARLYTRILEYYEKLPKRTQQGLEKTAVAPVAQAQFLSVDPDWREYLRLKLTWGRPADPKKFKDSLADKGRALEVVQKKYIQTVSFGAPQPAICALHRIGLAYHEMADKVSNAPMPPGIDAETEQAIRDEFNNQVQPIKAKATEAFASAVAKSQELDFFNDCTRESLKMLRETYAPEQYPTVQEDKAALKKGADLALGLDLLAAIQDVPEPVVEDESTAQAKTEAIQEDLTDLTKKLREQTETDLKRPVAQDGAAPKKASNDDQEPEDFLQ
- a CDS encoding DUF5953 family protein yields the protein MLVRNEIVISVYAPTLVGDETRPLAIAQGMERALPGLRLGWTTSEKEDLIPLPHRDQGIATDKGNGDFFFLCNDDEDRLVTLSGSVNPLGLAADGVSHFEVHASLPLDTASIAAAADMLAAIGEFALALWGHATPFNAGVEIAKQTSPTLAGPPCPPRGLPALKLPDKIRSPEIPHRLGWLNYWSAASARTIGFPDPACDADLLTRARRTASGGWVVQLTDAPLDLDNPAHLDALKRAYERFPEIGGRADPR
- the cheB gene encoding chemotaxis-specific protein-glutamate methyltransferase CheB produces the protein MAPIRILVAEGSAVARREISQMLGSDSELEVVAIAPTGHIALEKAEQLRPEVMVLELTLPDMKGMDVLKAVRRQYPRLPVLIFSALAESTGNITMDALANGASDYITKPTTSGGVPFLEQAREQLITKIKELHSRIQPEPPKAAPLRKRHELAKAPTRQPRIGVVVIGASTGGPNMLVEVLSAIPGDFPVPVLIAQHMPPGFTKLFAERLDTLSPLQIREALSGEQLRAGQVWIAPGDYHMAVTRDGPMVRLLTHKGPLENSCRPAVDVLFRTAAAAYGAGVLAVVMTGMGQDGMKGSQVVSQAGGRIIVQDPDTCVVGSMPQAVLQAGLAHQVVSLKNLGPEIVRRVLQTLSPHQTAG
- a CDS encoding TerC/Alx family metal homeostasis membrane protein, producing METIQVPIIGWIAFGVLVLGLLAVDLLAHRKKHGESKRSAMAWSAGWIALGLSFSVFVWKMFGAQAAHEYLGAWLIEKSLSLDNLFVFLVIFRSLSVPEDEQRRVLFWGIFGALLFRALFIFAGVEALEHWHAVVYVFGAILLVTAIRVAFEDPARQRESSVVRWLSHRLPISASVDGPHFFTKQMGRRMATPLLVALIAIEITDIAFAVDSVPAALAVTQKPFLVYTSNVFAILGLRALYIALAHVISELRYLHYGLAAVLAFAGLKMIVPDRWVHVPPLASALVVLVCIGTAVAASLWSRARKRRREQKPKSPGPGEAGHREVPV
- the cutA gene encoding divalent-cation tolerance protein CutA, producing the protein MTDAIVVLVTAPSADKAAELARALVEEQLAACGNVLPGLRSIYRWEGKVHDEPEALLILKTRAPLFEALRERVVALHPYQVPEVLRLDVAGGHLPYLEWIEASVRPLP
- a CDS encoding ATP-binding protein; amino-acid sequence: MDRADMGTKGSGGACGVCGGRTYLIERQGDLAHARICECSVQCKVCGGRGHVLGQQESTFSKKVGPRTYDVLMPCSCTLRQKRVARFNAVGLPGVVAHSSFDNYIPAKTQQDKARSAAMHFAHHYEKAGGNKGFVLSGPVGTGKTHLLAATLAHLVLEVGVGARYVEISLLYATIRRGFQEGKSGGEIIGPLSEVEVLAIDELGKGRGSPFEMETMDELIARRYNAHRTTLFATNYSLEPERKATRAVAGYHSTDDAKTTLREAELLRERVGERIYSRLCEMCTFVELPKDTPDHRRTRHELEPRGHHAHAKIRATGR